TAGGGCAGCCAGAACGCGAGGAACACCAGCCCGGCGGTCCACAGCGCCACCTTGTTGCGCCGCACCCGTGCGCCGAGGCGCGGCAACACCTCCCGGCTGATCACCAGCCAGCAGACGACCCCGGCCAGCAGTGTGGGCAGGCGCATCCACAGGCTGGCGTCGGAGATCCGGGCCATCCACGCCAGCACCTCGTAGGACCACCCGAACGGAGCCTCCGGGACCGCGAACCAGCGGTAGTAGTTCGCCATGTAGCCCGCGTGCTCGGAGGCGCGCGCCATGTTCAGGATGTAGCCGTCGTCGGAGGTGTTCGCCCCGATGACATGCCACAGCGCCAGCGTGCCGAGCACGACGCCGTCCGCGGGGGTGACCCGCCACCAGTGCGCGGGCAGGAACCGCCGCGCTTTGCGCCCGTCTGCGGTGTCCAGCAGATGCAGTGCGACGAGTGCGATCAGCGTGAACACGGCGGCGGCGATCATGGCGGCCAGCTTCAGCGGCGTGGGCGAGGAGGAGAAACGCGAGTCGATATCCGCGTGCACCCGCGCTCCGGCGAGCCGATCGGCGGCCAGGTCGGTGAACACGCCGACCAGCTGCGGCCGGATGTCCCGGCCGATCGTGGTCCGGAACGGCGTGCCGTCCTGGCGGTTCACGCCGGTGAGTTCCACGGTCGTCGCGGCGGCGTCGGACTCGATGCCGATCGTCGCGCAGGACCCGACCTCGGCCAGTGGCGCGGACAGCAGCGGAATGTCGCGCAGTACCACCGAGAGTGCGCCGTCGGCGACCGAGACCACCAGCCCCTTGGTCGCCGCCTGGCCCGACGCGACCGGGACGGTGGACAGCATCGTGCCCCCGGTGCCGAGTTCGCCGGCCAGCGAGCAGGGCAGCGTCGCGCGCAACCGTAGCGGCTCGTAGGACACCAGCGGCGCGGCCACACTCGCGGCGCCGGACTCGGGCCAGTCCAGACTCGCTCGGTCTTGCCGCACCGGCAGGATCGGGGTCAGCAATGCCAGCAGGAATCCGAGAAGCCCGGAGAGGAGGGCGATCAAGCGGATACGGGTGAACGCTCGAGAAGATCGGTCCGGTCGCACGGTGGTTGATGCTAGCTACCGTCCGGTGTGATCCCGACTGCCCCCGACGAGCGCAGCGTATGAACGTCCCACAACCAGACGTCCGACACCCGCGTCGGCGTGAATCCGAACAGCTGCGTGACGGTCTCCCGCAGCACCTCGCCGTTCTTCGTCGCGGGCAGCACCAGGACGTCGGCGCGCCAGAATCGCAGGTCGTCCAGCGCCCGAGCGCGCGCGACCGCGTCGATCGGCGGAACCACTCCGGTGTCCTGCGCTTGCACCAGCAGCGTGGCGGTCGGGCGGGCCTCGGGGCCGTAGATCCCTTTCTTGGTCGTACCGGTCGGCCCGACGAAGTAGCCACCCGCCAGCGGGAAGGAGAACTCGGCGTCGGCCTGCCAGCGCAGCGCCCGTGCGTCGGGCGGCCGGGGTGGCGGCACCAGCACCACCGAGCCGTCGCCGACGTAGCGGCGGACGGTGCCGTCGGCGAAGAAGTCCGGTGTGGGCGTCCGCTCGACCACCGGCAGGATGGTCGGGATCAACGGCAGCAGGGCACACGTGACGGCGCCGAACCACGCGAGCGGCTTCCAGTCCACCGCCGACTGCGTCCAGGTCGTCACCGCGCGTTCGGTGGCCGAAGCGAGCACGACCGCGATGGCCGGGATCGCGGCCATGCTGAGTCTGCTCTCCAGCACCGTGTTCAGCAGCGGAACGTGCTCGGCCCAGCGCCACGGCAGTTCGACGCCGGTCGGCCGCTTGCCGATCGTGGCGACCGCGCCCAGGGACAGCACCCCGAAGACCGCGATCACCGCGCTAGCGGCCCGCACCACCCGCTCGCGCCACAGCAGTCCCACGGTGATTAGCACCAGGAGCAGCAGCGGCCAGCCGAAGTACGCGTTCTGCTCGGTCGGGTTGATCGCCACGTTCTGCCCGGGAGCGAACACGCCGCCCAGCGATTCGGACGGGAATTGCACCAGCGCTTCCAGGTCGTTGCCCATCGGCCCGTGGTCGATGGACCGGTAGCTCTGCGGACCGAAGAACTGCCACCACAGCGGGATCTCCGCCAGCGCCAGCGTGATCACCGCGGCCAGCACGAGGGTGGGGGCGAGCGCACGCGTCACGTGCAGCGCGACGCGCGGAGTGTGCAGGTAGTAGACGAAGGCGAACAGCCCGAACGCGAGGGCGAAGATCAACAGCGGTTCCTCGCCGAGCGCGATCTGCATGGCGACCAGCA
Above is a genomic segment from Nocardia sputorum containing:
- a CDS encoding DUF6541 family protein gives rise to the protein MTESTSVAVATEEATAAGVLTGPARTRWLPRSRDRGADLLVGVGYLTLAAVVLSGQWRNTDSGYLVKSGQDQTMWEWFFAVTAHSVETMRNPLGTDLQNFPAGVNMMANTAMFGVGVPLTPVTLLFGPTVTFVLVLTVGLGGTAFAWYRLFARELVRSRVAAVLGGLFCGFAPGMISHANAHPNFVVLLLLPIIAGRLIRMARRAGGAEPERPRGRVRDAVVLGLLVAMQIALGEEPLLIFALAFGLFAFVYYLHTPRVALHVTRALAPTLVLAAVITLALAEIPLWWQFFGPQSYRSIDHGPMGNDLEALVQFPSESLGGVFAPGQNVAINPTEQNAYFGWPLLLLVLITVGLLWRERVVRAASAVIAVFGVLSLGAVATIGKRPTGVELPWRWAEHVPLLNTVLESRLSMAAIPAIAVVLASATERAVTTWTQSAVDWKPLAWFGAVTCALLPLIPTILPVVERTPTPDFFADGTVRRYVGDGSVVLVPPPRPPDARALRWQADAEFSFPLAGGYFVGPTGTTKKGIYGPEARPTATLLVQAQDTGVVPPIDAVARARALDDLRFWRADVLVLPATKNGEVLRETVTQLFGFTPTRVSDVWLWDVHTLRSSGAVGITPDGS